TGCAGATTAAGCCCCGTCTGCGCGATGAGCTTACCCATCAACATTATTCCCTGCCCGCCGAAACCCGCAAATAGTATTTCTGTTGTTTTGTTTTTCATGATCAATATGTTTTAACGACTCCTATGGGGTAGAACGTCGAAACCTCATTCTTAATGCGCTCTACAGATTGTAACGGTGTCATTCCCCAGTACGTCGGACAATTCGATAATACTTCCACCATAGAGAAGCCTTTGCCCTCTATCTGCGTCCTGAACGCCTTTGTAATGGCGCGTTTTGCCCTTAGGATCTCCTGCGCCGAATGTATAGAAACTCGCTCTAAGTATTTAACGCCTGGTAGTATGGACAACATCTCTAATATCTTTAACGGATAGCCGTCATTTCTTAAGCTGCGGCCATGTATAGTAGTCGCCGTCTTCTGGCCCGCCAATGTCGTAGGGGCCAATTGGCCGCCTGTCATGCCGTATACGCCGTTATTTACGAATATTACCGTTATATTTTCTCCCCTATTTGCGGCATGGATTATCTCGGCGGTGCCTATCGCGGCAAGGTCCCCATCCCCCTGATAAGTAAACACGATGTTATCGGGCCTCACCCTTTTTATGGCTGTAGCGACAGCAGGGGTTCTGCCATGCGCCGCCTCGCTGACATCAAAATCCCAATAATCATACGCTATTACGGCGCACCCTACCGGAGCGATACCTATAACACG
This sequence is a window from Candidatus Omnitrophota bacterium. Protein-coding genes within it:
- a CDS encoding thiamine pyrophosphate-dependent enzyme — protein: MKKKRPKTEEVLVFSRPKSMRDVELHYCAGCGHSIVHRLICEAIDEFGIRERVIGIAPVGCAVIAYDYWDFDVSEAAHGRTPAVATAIKRVRPDNIVFTYQGDGDLAAIGTAEIIHAANRGENITVIFVNNGVYGMTGGQLAPTTLAGQKTATTIHGRSLRNDGYPLKILEMLSILPGVKYLERVSIHSAQEILRAKRAITKAFRTQIEGKGFSMVEVLSNCPTYWGMTPLQSVERIKNEVSTFYPIGVVKTY